The Jeotgalibacillus aurantiacus region AAGCTGAGAAATGCGTTTTCATTTATCAAGGATCAGCATTTTTTCATACAGGGTGTGCACGCTTTTACGAAGGAAATGGTTCCTTATGGAGTAGAGTCCTGGCAGTTCACGAAAGAAAATGATGATTATTTCTTCAATGATGAAAAGATTGTGTTGATCAATGGAGAACATCTTGAATCGTTTATCGAGCCTTCATTTAGTGAAGATGGAGAACTGATTTATCAGGCGATTACCATGGCTGACAGCAGTGGGGGAGAGTGGACGCTGGAAACAGAGTCTGATACTTACAAGTCAACGCCAGTGCAGTTCTTCACCAACCCTGAGAGCTTAGAGCCGTTTGAAATCAGCGAAACGGAAGAAGGAATTCCTGTGATTCGGTTTGGAACAATAATGGTGAATGAGAAGGATGAGTTTACGTATGATGATATGTTTGAAGCGGGAGAGCTGATAAAAGAATCACCTGAAGCGATTTTGGATCTGAGAAATAACAACGGTGGAAATGGAAACTTTGTGATGAAATTCATTCACGATCTAACTGGTTCCCCACCTTCAAATCATGAATCTATGATTATTGATACAAATACCCAACATGTACTTTTATCGAATGTCCGAGATCTTTATGAAGAGGCCGGATTTAACATTGAGATGTTTTATGATCATATGCCATCAGTTCTTTATGGTTGGCATACTACTGATGTAATACCAGTGGAACCGGATTCAAAAGTGGAGACTTTTGGAACTTCCTGGGCTGGAACAGGAGTGGAGATTGATAAAGAACCATCACTTGACACGAAGCTTTATATTTTGGTGAACAAAAATACGGTTTCAGCAGCCGAGTGGATGACTGAGGCACTCATGGAATATGAAAACGTCGTCCTGATTGGAACGCCAACGGCAGGTGCCTTCACCAGTGATGCAGGAGCACCATTCTACCTGCCGAATTCAGGTGTCCTGATCAATATGCCATCTACTTATTCGATCAGTCCGTATTCCTATCAGAGAGAAGCAATCGGCATCGAACCTGATGTCTGGATCCATGGAACCGGCGCGCTTGAGCGAACAATTAAGTGGGCTGAGCGGGAAGGGTAGAACAAGGGTCTGTCCCTGAGGTATGGGGACAGACCCTAAAACTAAGCTTTGAAGTTTTTAGCATTAAACATATAACAGGAGTCGACATTGATATGATTACCTTTGGAGAAAAGGAAAGTGGAATAGATTATGTTTTGAGACCTGCAGTATATGGTCTGATCTTTAATAACAAGAGAGAAAAAATCGCGGTCATCCGAAAAAGTGATAGTAAGCATTTTCTTCCTGGTGGCGGAATAGAAAACCGCGAAACGCATGAGGAGTGTTTAAAAAGAGAAGCCCTTGAGGAGCTGGGATTTCAAGTTGAAATAAGTACCTTCATTGGCAGTGCCAGAAGGTATTTTTATTCTGTGAATGAAGACATTCATTACTTGAATGAAGGTCACTTTTATTTTTGCTGCAAGGTCAAAGAAGCCGACAAACCAACAGAAGATGATTATGAATTAGTTTGGTTGGAGCCTGATCATGCTGTAGAATGTCTTATTCATGACCATCAAAAGTGGGCAGTAAAAGAAGCTTTAAGAAGGTAGAATTCAGGGATAGAATTTCCAAGTCTGCACGATCAAAGTTAAAACGCCACACTCCTCATCAGTGCGGCGTTTTCTCATTCAATCAGCTTTGCTGAGTCTGATAAATTTCTTCAAATGGCTGAACGACAACAAATCCGTTGCCGGAGAATTTCATTTGGACAGATTCTCCGCTGCCACGGCCGAATAAACTTTTCAGCTGGACGTCTGTGACGAACTCAGGCTCGAGGTTTCCGGACCATGCGACGGTTGCGTTTGGATCCGTAAATACGGGTCTGTCGGGAGTCACAAGTAATGTCAGTGGCTCATAATGAGAGGTGAAAGCAACAAGGCCCTGACCTTCAAGTCGAACATTAAACAGTCCGCCAGCCATCATTCCAGCCACTTTACGCATCAGCTTAATATCCCACTCCAGCCCGTCCTGAAAGGCAAGCAGATCATTGCCGTTAATAAAAACGCTCTCGCCTTCAAGATCCAGCACTGTAATCTTTTTACCCTGGTCTGCAACATAAAGACGACCCTGACCATTGGCCTTCATCAGCTGGGCACCTTCTCCGCTGAGCGCCTTCTTAACAAACCGTCCAAGACCGTGCTCCATCATACCCTCACGCTCGAACTTGATGTTGCCTTCATAAGAAATCATCGAACCAGCCTTCGCCCAGACCTTGCCATTCAAATTAACCTCTAAAATCCTATCAGTCTCAAGCTCAAAAAAGTCCCGTGAACTCTCCTCCTGCTTTGTTTCCTGCACAAATTCTTTAATGGAGTATTTAGACATGTTAAAATTCCTCCTTTGATTGGATAGTAGTTATACGGATATAGAAGGAGAAAGTTCCATCAGTGTAGAGTTGGGGACAGACCCTCAGACTCCAACTCTACACTCAGATGACAAAGCTCTAAAAATGGGGTATAGTAATAGTTAACTTTAGTGATAGGAGGGTTATTAATGATGTATTCAGGTAGGCTACGACAGGATTCTTTGAACAATCAGTAATTTCATATGTTCAAAGGCTCTGTTTTCATAAGCAGAGTAAACGGGAGTAGTCTGCACATTTTTAATAATCTTCAACGGATCAGTTTTTACGTGGAGAAGGGCAGCTGTTGTCTGCCTTTCTTTTTGCGTTTAAAGGGAGGCGATTATTTGTCGTACGCCCGTTTACTCTACCCCCGCAAACAGGCTTGTTGCGGGGTTTTTTATGATTACATTCCTTTTAAATTCATCAAAAGGAAGTGTTATCATGGAACGTCTTGTTCTCGAATTAAATGATATTGAAGTCTCGTATTCAGATAAAACGGTTTTGAATGTGGATCAGTTGCGTATTCATCAGTTTGACCGGATTGGTATTGTCGGGACTAACGGCAGTGGTAAAAGTACGCTGTTAAAAGTGATCAATGGAGAGATCATGCCGGAAAAAGGAACGATTAATAGACAGATTGAATTCGGCTATTTCAAACAAAAGGAAGCTCCTTCTCAAAATCATCAGCCGGATTATAAACTGCTCGGGCAGCTTAATGTTCCAGATCGTTCGACCCATCAGATGAGCGGGGGTGAGCAGACGAGGCTGAAGCTTGCACAGCTGTTCACGGATTATTATGAAGGATTGCTGATTGATGAACCAACCACTCATTTAGATGCGGCGGGGGTTGATTTTCTTGTTGAAGAGCTGACTTATTATTACGGTGCGCTCGTGCTCGTCAGTCACGATCGCTATGTACTGGATCGGCTCGTGACAAAAATCTGGGAGGTTCAGAATGGTCGTGTTAAGGAGTACACGGGGAATTATTCTGACTATCAGATGACAAAAAAGCTTGAGCAATCCCGGCAGCAGGAGCAGCATGAACGGTATTTGAAAGAAAAGCAAAGATTGCTTGCAGCTGCTGAGGAGAAGATGAAGAAAGCCAGTAAGATCAATCAGGCAAACGAGTCGATGTCTAAACGGCAGGCCCGTGCAAAAGCGAATCGGATGTTCATGACCAAGCAAAAAGATACGAGTCAAAAATCTGTTGAAAAGGCAGCGAAAGCATTGGAGAAAAGAGTGGAGCAGCTTGAACAGGTTAAAGCGGTTCAGGAGGAAAAGGCGGTTCATTTTCCGCAGTCAGAAACCATCCAGCTTCACAACCGATTCCCTATTATGGCAGACAGGGTAACACTGAAAGCAGGTGATAAACTGCTGCTGGATGAAACGAGCTTTCAATTTCCTTTAGGTAAAACGATCGCCATAAATGGAACAAATGGTTGCGGGAAATCAACACTGCTTCACTATATTTTAAAGCGAGGAAATGGATTGACGGTTTCGCCAAAAGCTGTGTTTGGTGTGTACCAGCAGCTTGGTTATCAGCTGGACGGGAATAAAACCGTGCTTGAACTGATGAAAAGGAACAGTGCGTATGATGAAGCGAAAATACGTGCTGTCTTACACGAAATGAAGTTCACAGGAAATGACCTCATCAAAAAAGTCGGTGAACTGAGTGGCGGTGAATCCATCAGACTCAAGCTTTGTGAACTGTTTCTTGGTTCCTACAACATCTTGATTCTGGACGAACCAACCAACTTCCTGGATCTCAGCAGCATTCAGGCACTCGAAGCCTTCCTGAAATATTACGAAGGCACCGTCCTGCTCGTCAGCCACGACCGCGAATTCATCAAGAAGACAGCGGATGTGGTCTATGAAATAAAGGAAAAGAAGTTAGTGCAGACAAAAGGGTAGAGTTTAGGGACAGACCCCAAACTCTACAAACTCTAAGGTAATAACAAGAGGAGGAGCAAACATGAATCCAATTGAAGTGATAAATTCAGCGAAAAAAGAAGGACTGGTTATTTCTGAAGAAGGTCTTAAAATCAATGAGTCGGGTGTGGATTTCAGGGTAGCTTCGGGAGTTGATCAGTCAGGTGAAAAGTGGATTTTGAGAATGCCGCGGCGAAAGGAGTCGATGAGGCATGCAGGGAAGGAAAAGTTGGGATTGGATACTTTATCAGGATTAGTGAGTTTTCAGGTTCCTAAGTGGTCAATTTTTACAGATCATCTGATTGCATATAAACAGCTTGATGGTGTGCCGGCCGCAACAATTGATATGGAAAAGCAGGCTTATGTATGGGAACTCGATGAGCAGAATCCACCGGAGATTTTTTACGAGTCTCTTGGAAGAGTCATGGCGGACTTACATTCAGCGGATGTACGCATGTTTAAGCAAACCGGGGTGCCAATCATTCAAGCGCAGGATCTGAGAAGTTCCATGAAGATCAGAATGGATAAGATAAATGAACAGTTCGAAATCCATCCTTCTTTATGGGAACGCTGGCAAGCATGGCTGTCGAATGAAAAACTTTGGCCAAGCCATACTGGCTTAAGACACGGCGATCTGCATCCCGGTCATATTTTAATAAATGCGCAGCATGCCGTAACCGGTTTAATTGACTGGACAGAAATGGCTGTTGATGATGTTTCAATCGACTTCACAGCACACTATCAGATTTTTGGCGAAAAGGGATTGGACAAACTCATTAACGCCTATGACAATGCAGGAGGCATCACCTGGTCAAAGATGAAGGAGCACATCAAAGAACTTCTCGCAGCCAGCCCGCTGACCGTAGCAGAATACGCAATTGTTTCTGGAATTCCTGAAATGAAAGAAATGGCTGAACAAATGCTTAGTCAGGGTGAATAGAACTGTAGTAAAAGGGACAGAACCAAACTCTACCGTAGAGTTTGGGCTCTGTCCCTTATCTCCACCTTTAAATATTCTTATTGACGAATATTCTAATAGAGTTATATTTAACATTAAGAAGGTGATGTTGATGTC contains the following coding sequences:
- a CDS encoding NUDIX hydrolase codes for the protein MITFGEKESGIDYVLRPAVYGLIFNNKREKIAVIRKSDSKHFLPGGGIENRETHEECLKREALEELGFQVEISTFIGSARRYFYSVNEDIHYLNEGHFYFCCKVKEADKPTEDDYELVWLEPDHAVECLIHDHQKWAVKEALRR
- a CDS encoding S41 family peptidase — encoded protein: MRKVMGFGLAVVLLLAACEEADRAVQENEQSGELVISREVEDPPSVAAYLPKFDETEIPELEPEVLMTLTEEKELAEALTQDEMFADFEIFIRTMRYGYGPYEFYGGDEAFKAAAEEMNQWINSSEGPVSGEEYARKLRNAFSFIKDQHFFIQGVHAFTKEMVPYGVESWQFTKENDDYFFNDEKIVLINGEHLESFIEPSFSEDGELIYQAITMADSSGGEWTLETESDTYKSTPVQFFTNPESLEPFEISETEEGIPVIRFGTIMVNEKDEFTYDDMFEAGELIKESPEAILDLRNNNGGNGNFVMKFIHDLTGSPPSNHESMIIDTNTQHVLLSNVRDLYEEAGFNIEMFYDHMPSVLYGWHTTDVIPVEPDSKVETFGTSWAGTGVEIDKEPSLDTKLYILVNKNTVSAAEWMTEALMEYENVVLIGTPTAGAFTSDAGAPFYLPNSGVLINMPSTYSISPYSYQREAIGIEPDVWIHGTGALERTIKWAEREG
- a CDS encoding Msr family ABC-F type ribosomal protection protein, with translation MERLVLELNDIEVSYSDKTVLNVDQLRIHQFDRIGIVGTNGSGKSTLLKVINGEIMPEKGTINRQIEFGYFKQKEAPSQNHQPDYKLLGQLNVPDRSTHQMSGGEQTRLKLAQLFTDYYEGLLIDEPTTHLDAAGVDFLVEELTYYYGALVLVSHDRYVLDRLVTKIWEVQNGRVKEYTGNYSDYQMTKKLEQSRQQEQHERYLKEKQRLLAAAEEKMKKASKINQANESMSKRQARAKANRMFMTKQKDTSQKSVEKAAKALEKRVEQLEQVKAVQEEKAVHFPQSETIQLHNRFPIMADRVTLKAGDKLLLDETSFQFPLGKTIAINGTNGCGKSTLLHYILKRGNGLTVSPKAVFGVYQQLGYQLDGNKTVLELMKRNSAYDEAKIRAVLHEMKFTGNDLIKKVGELSGGESIRLKLCELFLGSYNILILDEPTNFLDLSSIQALEAFLKYYEGTVLLVSHDREFIKKTADVVYEIKEKKLVQTKG
- a CDS encoding AIM24 family protein, coding for MSKYSIKEFVQETKQEESSRDFFELETDRILEVNLNGKVWAKAGSMISYEGNIKFEREGMMEHGLGRFVKKALSGEGAQLMKANGQGRLYVADQGKKITVLDLEGESVFINGNDLLAFQDGLEWDIKLMRKVAGMMAGGLFNVRLEGQGLVAFTSHYEPLTLLVTPDRPVFTDPNATVAWSGNLEPEFVTDVQLKSLFGRGSGESVQMKFSGNGFVVVQPFEEIYQTQQS
- a CDS encoding macrolide 2'-phosphotransferase; its protein translation is MNPIEVINSAKKEGLVISEEGLKINESGVDFRVASGVDQSGEKWILRMPRRKESMRHAGKEKLGLDTLSGLVSFQVPKWSIFTDHLIAYKQLDGVPAATIDMEKQAYVWELDEQNPPEIFYESLGRVMADLHSADVRMFKQTGVPIIQAQDLRSSMKIRMDKINEQFEIHPSLWERWQAWLSNEKLWPSHTGLRHGDLHPGHILINAQHAVTGLIDWTEMAVDDVSIDFTAHYQIFGEKGLDKLINAYDNAGGITWSKMKEHIKELLAASPLTVAEYAIVSGIPEMKEMAEQMLSQGE